One part of the Fundulus heteroclitus isolate FHET01 unplaced genomic scaffold, MU-UCD_Fhet_4.1 scaffold_65, whole genome shotgun sequence genome encodes these proteins:
- the LOC118561504 gene encoding uncharacterized protein LOC118561504 yields the protein MAPPKHSVCCPLCRSEFTYIGRHLRNSHGIKNSKEREILIKYSSGRVNIRKMPCPVEGCSYASTRLDRHIAQAHPEMEGERKAQVITDLKYQVTVHMLRALSATNPSPPMVSRLHMDPIAREEANRYHPTSEPLDDEPSPSSCNSCKQLEAKNLQLISDLGQLRKKLLYQHRWAERAKKTIKRLEEDRQKASTAPVPSVDVDALVRSESFSPDEEQQHINRPKSKGESRSTLCLAKAYPKFPPSILEYIAEYWQHLKGSRGLRKRIENQRSKVGRIMAFLSFITKGQPILQNWTFLHNMSRIYQ from the exons ATGGCGCCCCCAAAGCATAGTGTTTGTTGCCCACTCTGCCGTTCTGAATTTACCTATATAGGCAGGCACCTAAGAAATAGTCATGGCATTAAAAATTCAAAAGAGCGAGAAATATTGATCAAGTACAGTAGTGGGAGGGTCAATATTAGAAAAATGCCCTGTCCAGTGGAGGGCTGCAGTTATGCTAGCACAAGGCTGGACAGGCATATTGCTCAAGCTCACCCGGAGATGGAGGGGGAGAGGAAAGCCCAGGTGATAACCGATTTGAAGTACCAGGTAACGGTGCACATGCTGCGAGCGTTGAGCGCCACAAACCCGAGCCCTCCGATGGTCTCACGCTTACACATGGACCCAATAGCAAGAGAGGAAGCAAATCGGTATCATCCAACATCAGAACCCCTTGATGACGAACCATCGCCTTCATCCTGCAACTCGTGCAAACAGCTTGAGGCAAAGAACCTGCAGCTTATATCCGACTTGGGGCAACTAAGAAAGAAATTGCTGTACCAGCACAGATGGGctgaaagggcaaaaaaaacaatcaaacgaCTGGAAGAG gaCCGCCAAAAGGCATCCACAGCCCCGGTTCCAAGTGTGGACGTTGATGCTCTGGTGAGGAGTGAATCTTTCTCTCCTGATGAAGAACAGCAGCACATCAACAGACCTAAGTCAAAGGGGGAAAGCCGGAGCACCCTCTGTTTGGCGAAAGCGTACCCCAAATTCCCACCAAGCATCT tggaatACATCGCGGAATATTGGCAGCATCTCAAAGGCTCTCGTGGTCTGAGGAAAAGGATCGAAAATCAAAGATCCAAAGTGGGTAGAATCATGGCTTTCCTTTCGTTTATAACCAAGGGACAGCCAATCCTCCAGAATTGGACTTTCCTTCACAATATGTCCAGGATATACCAGTAA